Proteins encoded within one genomic window of Brenneria nigrifluens DSM 30175 = ATCC 13028:
- the tamB gene encoding autotransporter assembly complex protein TamB, which yields MSLITKTGLMKKIAIGIVAFLLLLLAAVVVLVATTPGLHLLLNGATRVVPGLEIAGVSGGWRDLTLKNVSYQMPGVTVKAGEFHLSLAPGCLRRGQLCINDLSARNIDVAVDTQSLPAADEPAPPGEPLTELSAPFPISLRQLTLNNVQVTVDGTAVSLGEFRTGMQWEERRLTLLPTSISALLVALPKTPVNLLEDGKVTAQEVAAVVKQTAAEVREAVEKGTTQPIQIDKTLSAAGDNGAAPVKPAAETDALPEQPLGERLAELFSKPLLPDLPSFTLPLDVNIAEIHGEQLRLTGDQEILISNLLIQASTQQQRINLEKFVVQSPQGGLNMRGAATLSESWPVSLTANGVLNVDPLKGEKLKLTVDGGLREQLNVALNLSGPQRAQLTLQTELAQAGLPLALTLQTERVRWPLTGDAQYQVNNLLLRLNGKATDYALSLRGDIRGADLPPAALSLDGKGNEQQFNLERLRLSALQGNADLSGVVDWSKAVSWRSELVLSGINTAKQWPDWPAKVDGKVTVRGSLYGGSWQLRVPELRLDGNVKQNKLTARGQLSGNAAGQWQIPGLNLALGRNQLNVKGELSDKWQLDADINAPALTGLLPGLAGQALGTLKLRGHLRAPQILADITASGLRWQEMAIQRVTLKADVRSEQQIQGQIALRVEQLRQADLNIGLLTLNADGNEQQHQLRLNMSGEPVAGQLALSGSLDRQAQRWRGTLNNTRFDTPVGEWRLTQAVALDYLNAQQKITVGAHCWRNPHAELCVARPIEAGSSGQASIRLNRFDLAMLKPFLSEETQLAGTFSGGADVSWQAGQSLPQAKVTLAGNGVNVRQLVQGKTLPVAFDTLTLNAGIDGGRAQLGWLIAIRDNGRFSGDVQISDPQGRRNLGGTVTINNISLALLNPVLQQGEKVTGILNANLRLAGDAQRPQIFGRMVLERLDVDGSWMPIDLTNGRLAVSFSGMSSTLQGFLKTDNGQLNLGGNADWSQPDAWRARIAAIGQRIRVTVPPMARLDVSPDIVFEATPQLFALNGSVSIPWARIVVNELPESAVAVSSDEVMLDQQRQPLETASAAIPINSNLTIRVGNDVRLDAYGLKARLQGDLKMVQDERGLGLNGQIDIPSGRFKAYGQDLIVQKGQLLFSGPADQPLLNIEAVRNPDNTADDVTAGVRVTGPASAPKLEVFSDPTMSQQEALSYLLRGEGLDSSGADSAAMTSMLIGLGVAQSGQVVGKIGEAFGVSNLALDTQGAGDDSQVVVSGYVLPGLQVKYGVGIFDSLATLTLRYRLMPKLYLEAVSGIDQALDLLYQFEF from the coding sequence ATGAGTCTGATAACTAAAACGGGCCTGATGAAAAAAATCGCCATCGGCATTGTCGCTTTCCTGCTGTTATTGCTGGCGGCGGTGGTGGTGCTGGTGGCGACCACGCCGGGTCTGCATCTGTTGCTGAATGGCGCGACGCGCGTGGTGCCGGGGCTGGAGATTGCCGGCGTCAGCGGCGGCTGGCGCGATCTGACGCTGAAAAACGTCAGCTATCAAATGCCGGGCGTCACGGTTAAGGCGGGTGAGTTTCATTTATCGCTGGCGCCGGGGTGTTTACGGCGAGGCCAGCTGTGTATCAACGATTTGTCGGCGCGGAATATTGATGTGGCGGTGGATACCCAATCGCTGCCGGCGGCGGATGAGCCCGCGCCGCCCGGCGAGCCGCTGACCGAGCTGTCGGCGCCGTTTCCGATCTCTTTGCGTCAGCTGACCCTGAACAATGTGCAGGTCACCGTGGACGGCACGGCGGTGTCGCTGGGGGAATTCCGTACCGGCATGCAGTGGGAAGAACGGAGGCTGACGCTGCTGCCGACCAGCATCAGCGCTTTGCTGGTGGCCTTGCCGAAAACGCCCGTCAACCTGCTGGAAGACGGAAAAGTGACGGCGCAGGAAGTGGCGGCGGTGGTCAAGCAAACGGCGGCCGAGGTGCGCGAAGCGGTTGAAAAGGGAACGACGCAGCCGATTCAGATAGATAAGACGCTTTCCGCCGCCGGCGATAACGGGGCGGCGCCTGTTAAGCCGGCCGCGGAAACGGACGCCTTGCCCGAACAACCGCTCGGCGAGCGGCTGGCTGAGCTGTTCTCCAAACCCTTATTACCCGACTTGCCGTCATTCACCTTGCCGCTGGATGTGAATATCGCGGAAATTCACGGCGAACAGCTGCGGCTGACGGGTGACCAGGAGATCCTGATTTCCAATCTGCTGATTCAGGCATCCACGCAGCAGCAGCGTATTAACCTGGAGAAGTTTGTGGTTCAGTCGCCGCAGGGGGGGCTGAATATGCGCGGCGCGGCCACCCTGAGCGAGAGCTGGCCGGTTTCCCTGACGGCGAATGGCGTGCTGAACGTCGATCCGCTGAAAGGGGAAAAACTCAAGCTGACCGTGGACGGCGGGCTGCGCGAACAGCTGAACGTGGCGCTTAATTTATCCGGCCCGCAGCGGGCGCAGCTCACTCTGCAGACCGAACTGGCGCAGGCTGGCCTGCCGCTGGCGCTGACGCTGCAAACCGAGCGGGTGCGCTGGCCGTTAACGGGAGACGCGCAATATCAGGTGAACAATCTGCTGTTGCGCCTGAACGGCAAGGCCACGGATTACGCCTTATCGCTGCGCGGCGATATTCGCGGCGCCGATCTGCCGCCCGCCGCGCTGTCGCTGGACGGCAAAGGGAACGAACAGCAATTTAACCTGGAGCGCCTGCGGTTGTCGGCTCTGCAAGGGAACGCCGACCTGAGCGGCGTAGTGGACTGGAGTAAAGCGGTCAGCTGGCGCAGCGAACTGGTGCTTAGCGGCATCAATACGGCGAAACAGTGGCCCGACTGGCCGGCGAAAGTGGACGGCAAAGTGACCGTCCGCGGCAGCCTGTATGGCGGCAGTTGGCAGTTGCGGGTGCCGGAGCTGCGTCTGGACGGCAACGTGAAGCAGAACAAGCTCACCGCCAGAGGTCAGCTAAGCGGCAATGCCGCCGGTCAGTGGCAGATCCCCGGCCTTAATCTGGCGCTGGGACGTAATCAGCTCAACGTGAAAGGCGAACTCAGCGATAAATGGCAGTTGGATGCGGATATCAATGCGCCGGCGCTCACCGGCCTGTTGCCCGGTCTGGCCGGGCAGGCGCTCGGAACGCTGAAGCTGCGCGGCCACCTGCGCGCGCCGCAGATTCTGGCGGATATCACGGCGTCGGGGCTGCGCTGGCAGGAGATGGCGATTCAGCGCGTTACGCTGAAAGCCGACGTGCGCTCCGAACAGCAGATTCAGGGGCAGATTGCGCTGCGGGTGGAGCAACTGCGTCAGGCGGACCTGAATATCGGGCTGTTGACCCTTAATGCCGACGGCAACGAGCAGCAGCATCAGCTGCGCCTGAATATGTCGGGGGAACCGGTAGCGGGACAGCTGGCGCTTTCCGGCAGCTTAGATCGTCAGGCGCAGCGTTGGCGCGGTACGCTGAATAACACCCGCTTTGATACGCCGGTCGGCGAGTGGCGGCTGACGCAGGCCGTGGCGCTGGATTACCTCAACGCCCAGCAAAAAATCACCGTCGGCGCGCATTGCTGGCGTAATCCCCATGCCGAGCTCTGCGTCGCCAGACCCATTGAGGCCGGGTCGAGCGGTCAGGCGAGCATCCGTCTGAACCGCTTTGATTTGGCCATGCTGAAGCCTTTCCTGAGCGAGGAGACGCAACTGGCGGGCACTTTCAGCGGCGGGGCCGATGTCAGCTGGCAGGCCGGACAAAGTTTGCCGCAGGCCAAAGTAACGCTGGCGGGCAACGGGGTCAATGTCCGCCAGTTGGTTCAGGGGAAAACGCTGCCCGTCGCTTTTGATACCTTAACCCTGAACGCCGGCATCGATGGCGGTCGCGCGCAGCTTGGCTGGCTGATCGCCATCCGCGATAACGGCCGCTTCAGCGGCGACGTGCAGATTAGCGATCCGCAGGGAAGGCGCAATCTCGGCGGCACGGTCACCATCAATAATATTTCGCTGGCGCTGCTTAACCCGGTGTTGCAACAAGGGGAGAAGGTCACCGGCATACTGAATGCCAATCTGCGTCTGGCGGGGGATGCGCAACGTCCGCAGATATTCGGCCGGATGGTGCTGGAGCGGCTTGACGTCGACGGCAGCTGGATGCCGATCGATCTGACCAACGGACGGCTGGCGGTGAGTTTCAGCGGCATGTCCTCAACGCTGCAGGGATTCCTGAAAACCGATAACGGACAGTTAAACCTGGGCGGCAACGCCGACTGGTCGCAGCCTGACGCCTGGCGCGCGCGCATCGCTGCCATCGGTCAGCGCATCAGGGTTACCGTGCCGCCGATGGCGCGTCTGGACGTTTCGCCCGACATCGTGTTTGAGGCGACGCCGCAACTGTTCGCGTTAAACGGCTCGGTCAGTATTCCCTGGGCGCGAATTGTGGTCAATGAGCTGCCGGAAAGCGCGGTGGCGGTATCATCGGACGAGGTGATGCTGGACCAACAGCGTCAGCCGCTGGAGACGGCCTCCGCCGCCATACCGATCAACAGCAACCTGACCATTCGCGTCGGCAATGACGTGCGGCTGGATGCCTATGGACTCAAGGCGCGTTTGCAGGGCGACCTGAAAATGGTGCAGGATGAGCGCGGGCTGGGACTGAACGGACAGATAGATATCCCTTCCGGGCGTTTCAAGGCTTACGGGCAGGATCTTATCGTGCAGAAAGGGCAGTTGCTGTTCTCCGGCCCGGCGGATCAGCCTCTGCTCAATATTGAAGCCGTGCGTAATCCCGATAATACCGCGGATGACGTCACCGCCGGGGTGCGCGTCACCGGGCCGGCGAGCGCGCCCAAGCTGGAGGTTTTCTCCGATCCGACCATGTCGCAGCAGGAAGCCCTGTCCTATCTGCTCAGAGGCGAGGGACTCGACAGCAGCGGAGCCGACAGCGCGGCCATGACCTCAATGCTTATTGGTTTAGGGGTTGCGCAAAGCGGTCAAGTTGTGGGTAAAATCGGCGAGGCTTTTGGCGTAAGCAATTTAGCCTTGGATACACAAGGCGCTGGCGACGATTCTCAAGTGGTGGTCAGCGGTTACGTCCTTCCCGGCCTGCAGGTTAAATACGGAGTTGGCATATTTGATTCTTTGGCAACGTTGACGCTGCGTTATCGTTTAATGCCAAAACTATACCTGGAAGCGGTGTCTGGTATCGATCAGGCATTAGATCTGCTCTATCAGTTTGAGTTTTAG
- a CDS encoding gamma-glutamylcyclotransferase family protein produces MRIIVYGSLRRKQGNSHWMTNAQWLGDCRLDGFELYDLGHYPAVVPGNGEIYCEVYRISSSILAELDALKRDGHEYQRELIATPLGNAWIYLYKHSVAGLPRIASGDWLKRDGEE; encoded by the coding sequence ATGCGAATTATTGTCTACGGCAGTTTACGGCGCAAACAGGGGAATAGTCACTGGATGACCAACGCCCAGTGGCTGGGGGATTGTCGGCTCGATGGCTTCGAGCTGTACGATCTAGGCCATTACCCGGCGGTGGTGCCCGGTAATGGGGAAATTTATTGCGAGGTGTATCGCATCAGTTCGTCAATACTGGCCGAGCTGGATGCGCTAAAGCGGGACGGTCACGAATATCAGCGTGAACTGATCGCCACCCCGTTGGGCAACGCCTGGATCTATCTTTACAAGCACTCGGTGGCAGGATTACCGCGTATCGCCAGCGGGGACTGGCTGAAGCGCGACGGAGAAGAGTAG
- a CDS encoding sulfonate ABC transporter substrate-binding protein, which translates to MNYGYVLARRLLRPVIALLALGIFSQAFAEAQPLKQLNIGFQKANILALLKSRGTLDEALKQKGIATRWIEFPAGPQMLEGLNVGSIDLAATGDAPPAFAQAAKADLVYLAHNIPNPKTEAIVVPKESTVQNVKDLKGKRVALNKGSDVNYLLIEALKKAGLSYTDITPVYLTPSDARAAFQNGSIDAWVIWDPFYAEVETNAGARLLQDAEGLVPHYTFYLASRRFAENHPDIARLVIEQLAQLSVWANDNHDEVAQVLSQSTGLPQPIWLRALARMPFDTQRITDDVIRQQQTLADTFTDVGLIPVKVDVNQARWSQDKPQGANP; encoded by the coding sequence ATGAATTACGGGTATGTTTTAGCACGGCGCTTGCTGCGTCCGGTCATCGCGTTGCTGGCGCTGGGAATATTCAGTCAGGCATTCGCAGAGGCACAGCCCCTCAAGCAGTTGAATATCGGCTTTCAAAAAGCCAATATTCTGGCGCTGCTCAAATCCCGCGGCACGCTCGACGAAGCGTTGAAACAGAAGGGCATCGCCACCCGCTGGATCGAGTTTCCCGCCGGTCCGCAGATGCTGGAAGGGCTCAACGTCGGCAGTATCGACCTTGCCGCCACCGGCGACGCTCCTCCCGCCTTCGCCCAGGCGGCCAAAGCGGATTTGGTTTATCTGGCGCACAACATCCCCAATCCAAAGACCGAAGCGATCGTGGTGCCGAAAGAATCGACGGTACAAAACGTAAAGGATCTTAAAGGCAAGCGGGTGGCCCTGAATAAGGGGTCGGATGTGAATTATCTGCTGATTGAGGCGCTGAAAAAAGCCGGGCTGTCCTATACCGATATCACGCCGGTCTACCTGACGCCCAGCGATGCGCGGGCGGCATTCCAGAATGGCAGCATCGATGCCTGGGTAATCTGGGACCCGTTCTATGCGGAGGTTGAAACCAACGCCGGCGCGCGCCTGCTTCAGGATGCCGAAGGTCTTGTACCGCACTACACCTTCTATCTCGCCAGCCGGCGATTCGCTGAGAACCATCCTGACATCGCCAGGTTGGTCATCGAACAGCTAGCGCAACTGAGCGTTTGGGCCAACGATAATCATGACGAAGTGGCGCAGGTGCTGTCGCAAAGTACCGGCCTGCCGCAACCGATATGGCTGCGGGCGCTGGCGCGTATGCCTTTCGATACGCAACGCATCACCGATGACGTTATCCGCCAGCAGCAGACGCTGGCCGATACGTTTACCGACGTAGGTTTGATTCCGGTGAAAGTCGACGTCAACCAGGCGCGCTGGTCGCAGGATAAACCCCAAGGCGCTAATCCATAA
- the ppa gene encoding inorganic diphosphatase, whose translation MSLNNVPAGKDLPEDIYVVIEIPANADPIKYEIDKDTGALFVDRFMSTAMFYPCNYGYINHTLSLDGDPVDVLVPTPYPLQPGSVIRCRPVGVLKMTDEAGEDAKLVAVPHSKLTKEYDHIKDVNDLPELLRAQIGHFFEHYKDLEKGKWVKVEGWDNAAAAKAEIVASFERAKK comes from the coding sequence ATGAGTCTGAACAATGTCCCGGCAGGTAAAGATCTCCCGGAAGATATCTACGTAGTTATTGAAATCCCCGCTAACGCCGATCCGATCAAATACGAGATTGATAAGGATACGGGCGCGCTGTTTGTAGACCGTTTCATGTCTACCGCCATGTTCTACCCATGTAACTATGGCTACATCAACCACACGCTGTCGCTGGATGGCGATCCGGTTGACGTGCTGGTGCCGACCCCTTATCCGTTACAGCCGGGCTCCGTCATTCGCTGCCGCCCGGTCGGCGTGCTGAAAATGACCGACGAAGCCGGTGAGGACGCCAAGCTGGTCGCCGTTCCGCACAGCAAACTGACCAAAGAGTACGATCACATCAAAGACGTTAACGACCTGCCGGAATTGCTGCGCGCGCAAATCGGCCATTTCTTTGAACACTACAAAGATCTGGAAAAAGGCAAATGGGTTAAAGTCGAAGGCTGGGATAACGCCGCAGCCGCCAAAGCGGAAATCGTCGCCTCTTTCGAACGCGCCAAGAAATAA
- the plsY gene encoding glycerol-3-phosphate 1-O-acyltransferase PlsY, with protein MSAIALGMIVIAYLCGSISSAILVCRIAGLPDPRKHGSGNPGATNVLRIGGKSAAAAVLVFDILKGMLPVWAAYALGIPPLYLGLTAIAACLGHIYPVFFRFRGGKGVATALGAIAPIGWDLTGLMTGTWLLTVLLSGYSSLGAIISALIAPFYVWWFKPQFTFPVAMLSCLILMRHHDNIQRLWRGQESKIWNKLRRKKQTTDGER; from the coding sequence ATGAGTGCAATCGCGCTTGGCATGATAGTAATCGCGTATCTGTGCGGCTCGATTTCCAGCGCGATTCTGGTCTGCCGGATCGCCGGGCTGCCGGATCCCCGCAAGCATGGTTCAGGAAATCCTGGCGCCACCAACGTACTGCGTATCGGCGGCAAGTCTGCCGCGGCCGCGGTGCTGGTCTTTGATATCCTGAAAGGGATGCTGCCCGTCTGGGCGGCTTATGCGCTGGGCATTCCCCCGCTGTACCTCGGTCTGACCGCCATCGCCGCCTGTCTCGGCCATATCTACCCGGTGTTTTTTCGTTTTCGCGGCGGTAAAGGCGTCGCCACCGCCCTCGGCGCCATTGCGCCAATCGGCTGGGACCTCACCGGCCTGATGACCGGCACCTGGCTGCTTACCGTGCTGCTCAGCGGCTATTCGTCGCTCGGGGCGATTATCAGCGCGCTGATCGCCCCGTTCTACGTCTGGTGGTTTAAGCCGCAGTTCACTTTCCCGGTCGCCATGCTCTCCTGCCTGATACTGATGCGCCATCACGACAATATTCAGCGTTTGTGGCGCGGGCAGGAAAGTAAAATCTGGAATAAGCTGCGCAGAAAAAAACAGACCACCGACGGTGAGCGCTGA
- the folB gene encoding bifunctional dihydroneopterin aldolase/7,8-dihydroneopterin epimerase: protein MDIVFIEELGVITTIGVYDWEQTIQQKLVFDIEMGWDNRQAAASDDVNDCLSYADVSEAVIALVAGQRFALVERVAEEVAQMLMQRFPIPWLRIKVAKPGAVAQARQVGVVIERGTR, encoded by the coding sequence ATGGATATCGTATTTATTGAAGAGCTTGGCGTAATTACCACCATTGGTGTTTACGATTGGGAACAGACGATTCAGCAGAAGCTGGTGTTCGATATCGAAATGGGATGGGATAACCGTCAGGCGGCGGCCAGCGATGACGTTAATGACTGTTTAAGCTATGCCGACGTCAGCGAAGCGGTGATTGCGCTGGTGGCGGGACAGCGCTTTGCGCTGGTCGAGCGCGTCGCGGAGGAGGTGGCGCAGATGCTGATGCAGCGTTTCCCGATCCCCTGGCTGCGCATCAAGGTCGCCAAGCCGGGCGCCGTGGCGCAGGCGCGTCAGGTCGGCGTGGTGATTGAGCGCGGTACGCGATAA
- the bacA gene encoding undecaprenyl-diphosphate phosphatase, producing MTDLHSLLIAFILGVVEGLTEFLPVSSTGHMIIVGHWLGFADDKAKTFEVIIQLGSILAVVAMFWRRLFGLIGIHFGQVPHEGQTAGRLKLTHILLGMIPAVVLGLVFHDVIKSLFDPKNVMYALVVGGFLLLAAEWLKPKQPRAMGLDDITHRQAFIIGCFQCLALWPGFSRSGATISGGMLMGVSRYAASEFSFILAVPMMMGATVLDLYKSWHFLSLADLPMFAVGFVTAFVVALIAIKTFLQIIKRISFVPFAIYRFFVAAVVYVVFL from the coding sequence ATGACGGACCTGCATTCGTTGTTAATCGCATTTATTCTTGGAGTGGTTGAAGGGCTTACCGAGTTTTTGCCGGTTTCCTCCACCGGTCACATGATTATTGTCGGCCACTGGCTGGGATTTGCCGATGACAAAGCCAAAACCTTTGAGGTGATTATCCAGCTGGGTTCGATTCTGGCGGTGGTGGCGATGTTCTGGCGCCGCCTGTTCGGCCTTATCGGCATTCATTTCGGTCAGGTGCCGCATGAGGGGCAAACGGCGGGGCGTCTGAAACTGACGCACATCCTGTTGGGAATGATCCCGGCGGTGGTGCTGGGGCTGGTTTTTCACGACGTTATCAAATCGCTGTTTGATCCCAAAAATGTGATGTATGCGCTGGTTGTCGGGGGCTTTCTGCTGCTGGCGGCGGAGTGGTTAAAACCCAAACAGCCGCGGGCGATGGGGCTGGACGATATCACCCATCGCCAGGCTTTTATCATCGGCTGTTTTCAGTGTCTGGCGCTGTGGCCGGGGTTTTCCCGCTCCGGCGCCACCATCTCCGGCGGGATGCTAATGGGCGTCAGCCGCTATGCGGCGTCGGAGTTCTCTTTTATTCTGGCGGTTCCGATGATGATGGGGGCGACGGTGCTGGATCTGTACAAGAGCTGGCATTTCCTGTCATTGGCCGATCTGCCGATGTTCGCCGTCGGCTTTGTGACCGCCTTTGTGGTGGCGCTGATCGCCATTAAAACCTTTTTGCAGATTATCAAACGTATCTCTTTCGTGCCGTTCGCTATCTATCGTTTCTTTGTGGCGGCGGTGGTGTATGTGGTGTTTTTGTAG
- a CDS encoding multifunctional CCA addition/repair protein, giving the protein MNIYLVGGAVRDSLLNLPVTEKDWVVVGATPQQLLAQGYQQVGRDFPVFLHPQSRDEYALARTERKSGSGYTGFVCHASPDVTLEQDLLRRDLTINAIARSEQGELIDPYHGRRDLENRLLRHVSDAFSEDPLRVLRVARFAARFANLGFRIAEETMALMSKMTRDGELAYLTPERVWKETEKALATDSPQVYFQVLRECGALAVLFPEVDKLYGVPAPAKWHPEIDTGIHTLMTLAVAARLSPDIDVRFAALCHDLGKGLTPPELWPRHHGHGPAGVKLVEALCQRLRVPNHIRDLAKLVAEYHDLIHTVQALQPKTLLKLFDALDVWRKPQRLEQLALSSEADARGRTGFEESPYPQGDYLRQAFRVASGVTSAEVVADGHQGIEVRNELNRRRHKALEQWKAQQDAPTKTPHTPPPPQRNDR; this is encoded by the coding sequence TTGAATATTTACCTTGTCGGCGGCGCCGTACGAGACAGCCTGCTTAACTTGCCGGTTACCGAGAAGGACTGGGTGGTGGTCGGCGCCACGCCGCAACAGCTGCTGGCGCAGGGTTATCAACAGGTCGGCAGGGATTTTCCGGTCTTTTTGCACCCGCAAAGCCGCGATGAATATGCGCTGGCCCGCACCGAACGAAAATCCGGCAGCGGCTACACCGGCTTTGTCTGCCATGCCTCCCCCGATGTGACGCTGGAACAGGATTTACTGCGTCGGGATCTGACCATTAACGCCATCGCCCGCAGCGAACAGGGCGAGTTGATCGATCCCTATCACGGCCGCCGTGACCTGGAAAACCGCCTGCTGCGCCACGTCTCCGACGCGTTCAGCGAAGATCCGCTCAGGGTGCTGCGCGTGGCGCGTTTCGCCGCCCGTTTCGCCAACCTGGGTTTTCGCATCGCCGAAGAGACTATGGCGCTGATGAGCAAAATGACGCGCGACGGCGAGCTCGCCTACCTGACGCCGGAACGCGTCTGGAAAGAGACCGAGAAAGCGCTCGCCACCGACAGCCCCCAGGTCTATTTCCAGGTGCTCAGAGAGTGCGGCGCGCTGGCGGTGCTGTTTCCTGAAGTCGATAAGCTGTATGGCGTTCCGGCGCCGGCCAAATGGCACCCGGAAATTGATACCGGCATTCATACTCTGATGACGCTGGCGGTCGCCGCCCGCCTTAGCCCGGATATCGACGTGCGCTTCGCCGCCCTGTGTCACGATCTCGGCAAGGGGCTGACGCCGCCGGAGCTGTGGCCCCGGCATCACGGCCACGGTCCGGCGGGGGTTAAGCTGGTGGAGGCGCTGTGCCAGCGTTTGCGTGTTCCCAATCATATCCGCGATCTGGCGAAACTGGTGGCGGAATACCACGATCTGATTCATACCGTCCAGGCGCTACAGCCCAAAACCTTGCTGAAACTGTTTGATGCCCTCGACGTCTGGCGCAAGCCGCAGCGGCTGGAGCAGTTGGCGCTCTCCAGCGAGGCCGACGCCCGCGGTCGCACCGGCTTTGAAGAGAGTCCTTATCCGCAGGGCGATTATCTGCGCCAGGCGTTTCGGGTCGCCAGCGGCGTCACCAGCGCCGAGGTCGTCGCCGACGGCCATCAGGGCATTGAGGTCCGCAACGAACTCAACCGCCGCCGCCACAAGGCGCTGGAGCAGTGGAAAGCGCAGCAGGACGCGCCTACAAAAACACCACATACACCACCGCCGCCACAAAGAAACGATAGATAG
- a CDS encoding TIGR04211 family SH3 domain-containing protein — translation MQKLSLICFTLITFILSGAAHAEEKRYVSDELLTYIHSGPGNQYRIIGTLNAGDQVTVLSVNQGAGYAQIRDDKNRTSWIPLDQLSETPSLRTRVPELESQVKDLTEKLHNIDQTWNQRTADMQQKVTASDDIINGLRSENEELKNQLIVAQKKVSAANVQLDDKQRTIILQWFMYGGGVAGIGLLLGLLLPHIIPRRKKNDRWMG, via the coding sequence ATGCAGAAATTAAGCCTGATTTGTTTTACCTTGATAACCTTCATTTTAAGCGGCGCGGCTCATGCCGAAGAAAAGCGCTATGTTTCCGATGAGCTGCTGACCTATATCCACAGCGGGCCGGGTAATCAATACCGCATCATCGGCACGCTGAACGCCGGCGATCAAGTCACGGTGCTCAGCGTTAATCAGGGGGCGGGCTATGCGCAAATCCGCGATGACAAAAACCGCACCAGTTGGATCCCGCTCGATCAGCTCAGCGAAACGCCCAGCCTGCGCACCCGCGTTCCCGAACTGGAAAGCCAGGTGAAGGATCTAACGGAAAAACTGCACAATATCGATCAAACCTGGAACCAGCGCACGGCGGATATGCAGCAGAAAGTCACCGCCAGCGACGATATTATCAACGGATTACGCAGCGAAAATGAGGAATTGAAGAATCAGCTTATCGTGGCGCAGAAAAAAGTCAGCGCCGCCAATGTCCAGCTTGACGACAAACAGCGCACCATCATTCTGCAATGGTTTATGTACGGCGGCGGCGTGGCGGGCATCGGGCTATTGCTGGGTCTGCTGCTGCCGCACATTATCCCGCGCAGAAAGAAAAACGACCGCTGGATGGGTTAA